One Qipengyuania aurantiaca genomic region harbors:
- a CDS encoding type II toxin-antitoxin system HipA family toxin → MTRAVVNLWGRQIGAVLWDEDRDVGVFEYTPEFSRSGIEVAPLTMPLRSGVYDFPALNYETFKGLPGMLADSLPDKFGNALINRWLAEQGRTADSFDPVERLCYTGRRGMGALEFEPATGERREQGRPVDIAPLVELANRVVAAREELAGVLKGEDDHRALQEILRVGTSAGGARAKAVLAWNEEAGEFHSGQLTAGPGYTQWLVKFDGVSGNADKELADPMGFGRLEYACYLLAREAGIDMARSRLHEEGGRAHFMTQRFDRTPDGKKLHMQSLCAMRHFDFNLARAYSYEQAIETIRMLGLGREAIKEQVRRALLNVFIRNQDDHTKNIAFLMDSSGRWSLSPAFDVVYAYNPDGDWTNEHQMSLAGKTDGFERDDLLVFGKFADLKTIETKAIISEIGAAVDRWSQFARDAGVPSTMAQKARMGFRSF, encoded by the coding sequence AGATCGGCGCCGTCCTGTGGGATGAGGATCGCGATGTCGGGGTCTTCGAATACACCCCGGAATTCAGCCGCAGCGGTATCGAAGTCGCCCCGCTCACAATGCCCTTACGAAGCGGCGTCTACGATTTTCCCGCGCTGAATTACGAGACCTTCAAAGGGCTGCCGGGCATGCTGGCCGACAGCCTACCCGACAAGTTTGGCAACGCCCTCATCAATCGTTGGCTTGCCGAGCAGGGCCGCACAGCCGACAGCTTCGATCCGGTCGAGCGCCTTTGCTATACCGGTCGCCGAGGCATGGGCGCGCTCGAATTCGAGCCTGCTACCGGTGAGCGCCGTGAACAGGGCCGACCGGTCGATATCGCTCCGCTTGTCGAGCTCGCCAACAGGGTCGTTGCTGCGCGTGAAGAACTGGCCGGTGTCCTTAAGGGTGAAGATGATCATCGCGCACTTCAAGAGATCTTGCGCGTCGGCACCTCTGCTGGTGGCGCCCGGGCCAAGGCCGTCCTCGCCTGGAATGAGGAGGCCGGAGAATTCCATTCAGGGCAGCTGACTGCAGGGCCCGGCTATACGCAATGGCTGGTCAAATTCGATGGAGTGTCGGGCAATGCCGACAAGGAACTCGCCGACCCGATGGGCTTCGGACGGCTTGAATACGCCTGCTATCTGCTAGCCCGAGAAGCTGGCATCGACATGGCTCGCTCTCGTCTGCACGAAGAAGGCGGGCGGGCACATTTCATGACCCAGCGATTCGACCGCACGCCTGACGGCAAGAAGCTCCACATGCAGTCGCTTTGCGCGATGCGCCATTTCGATTTCAACCTCGCTCGCGCATACAGCTACGAGCAGGCGATTGAGACCATCCGCATGCTCGGCCTCGGACGCGAAGCGATCAAGGAGCAGGTGCGCCGCGCGCTGCTCAATGTCTTCATTCGCAACCAGGACGACCACACCAAGAACATCGCCTTCCTGATGGATAGCTCGGGTCGCTGGAGCCTCTCGCCCGCATTCGATGTCGTCTACGCCTACAATCCTGACGGGGACTGGACCAACGAGCACCAGATGTCTCTGGCCGGCAAAACGGACGGCTTCGAACGCGATGACCTGCTGGTATTCGGAAAGTTCGCTGATCTTAAAACTATTGAGACAAAAGCAATAATATCCGAGATCGGTGCTGCAGTAGACCGCTGGTCCCAATTTGCACGAGACGCCGGAGTGCCAAGTACCATGGCGCAGAAGGCGAGGATGGGATTCAGATCGTTCTAG